A genomic segment from Juglans regia cultivar Chandler chromosome 14, Walnut 2.0, whole genome shotgun sequence encodes:
- the LOC108994619 gene encoding putative disease resistance protein RGA3, whose translation MAEGVLFDIAARIIESFGSLALKEIGLLCGVTDELEKLKNTVSTIQAVLLDAEEQRALNNHQVRDWLEKLNDVIYDVDDLLDGFSTECQLREMMTRDKMAKKVRIFFSKSNPLVYDLKMGHRIKTIRQKLDAIANDRKFHLEERPVEIGVRARKRDDTHSFVPEAEVIGREDAKKEITDILLSDSNVKENVGILPITGIGGLGKTTLAQFIFNDLKVDKHFQLKMWVCVSDTFDVRKVVEKILESATKKKPDSVEMDTLVHGLRKEIVGNKYLLVLDDVWNEEVGKWDELKKLLMSGASGSRILITTRSKRVAQITQTIEPYSLQGLDSQKSWSLFKQVAFDNGEEPVNSRKVEVGKEIVEKCSGVPLVIKTIGRLLSLENSEAEWVSFNNNKLQKIKEDKIIPTLKLSYDQLPSHLKQCFAYCSIFPKDYVMKKSKLINLWIAQGFIKQSNQNECLEDVGHEYFMDLLWRSFFQEAEMDDLGNVIVSKMHDLMHDLAMSVAGSLITRLESKEKIIGDQKTRHISVVNNIDLSFIIPTLTSKASRIRTLLLVGECWYSQESSTSCEAIFSNLKILRVLGLHGRGLDLVPSSICKLKHLRDLDLSGNDKIEKLPDSITRLQNLYTLRLSNCERLKELPRGIMKLVNLRHLYNDGCWSLTYMPGGLGQLTNLQTLFKFVVHSDSAPEDSGRLSELNRLNSLRGELEIWGLRSREEDVALDYKGANLKKKEHLQVLTLHWREENRENVINAGDEMALEGFEPHPNLKELQISNYRGVRVPMWLLSLTNLVHLVLWGCMRLKYLPPLSGLPFLKSIELSGLKEIEYVSDCSDNNELSLSSFSSSELFPSLERMILFNCHNLKGWWRRSDSYNVDVNTIDHENALLFLRLSKLSIIKCPLLTSLPMFPHLEEYLHLRNARWKVVQQTITNASSSASSTPIAFSSPPLSKLRKISLNQIEDLETLPVQNLISLQSLNIMFCPKLESLSQGVQYLTALTDLDVLYCPVLDLGNDEHGMQWKGLKSLTTLKFKSIPKLVSLPLGLQHVTTLRELRISNCSSLMTIPEWICNWTSLERFTISRCSGLTSLPEAMSRLTSLKVLTIHDCPILLQRCEQDGGEDWPKIAHIPKLEYSDPGPGQMRHYFE comes from the exons ATGGCAGAAGGCGTTCTCTTCGACATTGCTGCACGAATCATCGAGAGCTTCGGCTCCCTGGCTCTCAAAGAGATTGGCCTGCTCTGTGGTGTCACAGATGAGCTTGAGAAGCTCAAGAACACCGTTTCGACAATCCAAGCCGTGCTTCTTGATGCTGAGGAGCAACGGGCACTGAACAACCATCAAGTTAGAGATTGGCTTGAAAAGCTGAACGATGTCATTTATGATGTAGACGACTTGCTGGACGGTTTCTCCACTGAATGTCAGTTGCGAGAGATGATGACTCGGGATAAGATGGCAAAAAAGGTACGAATCTTCTTCTCCAAATCAAACCCGCTTGTCTATGATCTGAAAATGGGCCATAGGATTAAAACGATTAGACAGAAGTTAGATGCCATCGCAAATGATAGGAAATTCCACTTGGAGGAACGCCCTGTGGAGATAGGAGTCAGGGCTAGGAAGAGGGATGATACTCATTCCTTTGTACCCGAGGCAGAAGTTATTGGTAGAGAGGATGCCAAGAAGGAGATCACAGATATACTTCTTTCTGATTCCAATGTTAAAGAGAATGTAGGAATCCTTCCGATTACTGGCATCGGAGGATTAGGAAAGACCACACTAGctcaattcatatttaatgatttgaaagTAGATAAACATTTTCAGCTAAAAATGTGGGTGTGCGTCTCTGATACTTTTGATGTTAGAAAAGTTGTTGAAAAAATCCTAGAATCGGCAACAAAAAAGAAACCAGACAGTGTTGAAATGGATACACTGGTGCATGGTCTTCGAAAAGAAATTGTTGGAAATAAATACTTACTTGTGTTGGATGATGTTTGGAATGAGGAGGTTGGAAAATGGGATGAATTGAAAAAACTATTGATGAGTGGTGCAAGTGGGAGTAGAATATTAATAACTACACGAAGTAAAAGAGTTGCACAAATTACCCAAACAATTGAACCATATTCCTTACAGGGTTTAGACAGCCAGAAGTCATGGTCTTTATTTAAGCAAGTGGCATTTGATAACGGAGAAGAGCCAGTGAATTCTAGAAAAGTGGAAGTTGGAAAGGAGATTGTAGAAAAGTGTTCAGGTGTCCCTCTTGTCATCAAAACAATTGGAAGGTTACTGTCCTTGGAAAATTCTGAAGCAGAGTGGGTTTCTTTTAACAACAATAaactgcaaaaaataaaagaagataaaatcaTACCAACTCTTAAGCTGAGTTATGATCAACTTCCATCACATTTGAAACAATGCTTTGCTTATTGTAGTATATTTCCGAAGGATTACGTGATGAAGAAATCAAAATTGATAAATCTATGGATAGCACAGGGGTTTATCAAGCAATCCAATCAAAATGAATGTCTTGAAGATGTTGGTCATGAGTATTTCATGGATTTACTTTGGAGATCTTTCTTTCAAGAAGCTGAAATGGATGATTTGGGAAACGTGATTGTGAGTAAAATGCACGACCTCATGCATGATCTTGCAATGTCAGTGGCAGGATCATTGATCACCAGATTAGAATCTAAGGAAAAAATCATTGGTGATCAGAAAACTCGGCACATATCAGTTGTCAACAATATAGATCTTTCCTTTATAATTCCAACTTTGACATCTAAAGCCAGTAGGATTCGAACACTTCTTTTGGTTGGTGAATGCTGGTATTCGCAAGAGTCAAGTACTTCATGTGAAgcaatcttttcaaatttgaagatcttGCGAGTGCTAGGTTTACATGGAAGAGGGCTTGATTTAGTACCAAGTTCCATATGTAAGTTGAAGCATTTAAGAGATCTTGATCTTTCAGGGAATGATAAAATCGAGAAGTTGCCCGATTCCATAACTAGGTTGCAAAATTTGTATACACTAAGACTCTCTAATTGCGAAAGGCTTAAAGAATTGCCTAGAGGAATTATGAAATTAGTCAACCTCAGGCATCTTTACAATGATGGATGTTGGAGTTTGACTTATATGCCAGGTGGATTGGGGCAACTGACAAATCTCCAGACATTATTTAAGTTTGTTGTCCACTCTGATTCGGCCCCAGAGGATAGTGGCAGGTTAAGCGAGCTAAATAGACTAAATAGCTTAAGAGGAGAATTAGAGATTTGGGGTTTGAGAAGTCGGGAGGAAGACGTGGCATTAGACTATAAGGGTGCAAATCTAAAGAAGAAAGAACATCTTCAGGTTTTGACTTTACATTGGAgggaagaaaacagagaaaatgTTATTAATGCAGGTGATGAAATGGCCTTGGAAGGATTTGAACCTCACCCAAATCTTAAAGAGCTGCAGATATCTAATTATAGGGGTGTGAGGGTTCCGATGTGGCTTTTGTCACTCACAAATCTTGTTCACTTGGTTTTATGGGGTTGTATGAGATTGAAATATTTGCCACCATTGAGTGGACTACCCTTTCTTAAGAGTATTGAACTGAGCGGACTTAAAGAAATAGAGTACGTATCAGATTGTAGTGACAACAATGAGttatctttatcttctttttcttcatcagaATTGTTTCCATCTCTTGAGAGGATGATCCTCTTTAACTGTCATAATCTGAAGGGTTGGTGGAGGAGGAGTGACTCTTATAATGTGGATGTCAATACCATTGATCATGAAAATGCTTTACTATTCCTTCGTCtttcaaaattatcaataatCAAATGCCCTCTGTTGACTTCATTGCCAATGTTTCCACATCTGGAAGAATATTTACACCTAAGGAATGCCAGGTGGAAGGTAGTGCAACAAACAATAACGAATGCCTCCTCCTCCGCTTCCTCTACACCCATTGCCTTTTCATCTCCTCCTCTCTCCAAATTGAGGAAAATATCCTTAAATCAAATTGAGGATCTAGAAACACTGCCAGTGCAAAACCTCATATCTCTCCAGAGTTTGAACATAATGTTTTGCCCTAAATTAGAGTCTCTCTCCCAAGGTGTACAATATCTCACTGCACTTACAGATCTGGACGTTCTCTATTGTCCCGTGCTTGATCTAGGCAATGATGAGCATGGTATGCAATGGAAAGGGCTTAAAAGCCTCACCACTTTGAAGTTTAAAAGTATTCCGAAATTGGTGTCTCTCCCGTTGGGGCTTCAACATGTTACCACTCTACGAGAGCTCCGAATCTCAAATTGTTCAAGCTTGATGACTATACCAGAGTGGATATGCAATTGGACATCACTTGAGCGGTTCACGATTTCTAGATGCTCTGGTTTAACATCACTGCCTGAAGCAATGAGTAGGCTAACCTCTTTGAAAGTGTTGACAATTCATGATTGCCCCATCTTATTACAAAGATGCGAACAAGACGGAGGTGAGGATTGGCCCAAGATTGCTCACATCCCAAAGCTGGAGTACTCTGATCCTGGTCCTGGACAGATGAg acACTACTTTGAGTAA